The following proteins are encoded in a genomic region of Hippopotamus amphibius kiboko isolate mHipAmp2 chromosome 8, mHipAmp2.hap2, whole genome shotgun sequence:
- the PLA2G3 gene encoding group 3 secretory phospholipase A2 isoform X3, whose protein sequence is MGVLVVLLGVLSVLGVALGGFPALHLHSTSCHLARPIAGSPLGSLSFLGKDAQGLALFHARWDGHGKLQVCSRQDEPELTAAFGTLCADEITRGSFTHTPGPGLQRALATLQSQWEACRGPAESPAGTREKRAAGRSAAPGTGHQRVKRGWTLSGTLWCGVGDSAGNSSELGLFQGPDLCCQEHDRCPQTVSPFQYNYGIRNYRLHTISHCNCDARCRAHGSVPLARLQPRTLYNASWSSPATPPIPSPQNSAPSKPRQMLHPQKRPAQQKESKHPSQANATALQDPVASPGPDMAPIVQLEVTDPGLQGPQGDPKPQGARQACRSFRYLDQCEHRIGPQETKFQLFNNAREPLFHCNCTRRLARFLRLHGPPVGANTLWELLGMTCFKLAPPLDCAEGKGCSRDPRAIKVSAQHLQQLQQKRLQLQGTGTDNRQAWPTEHPKAPMSLYDQCLQLTKGARGPKGQQKSWNQ, encoded by the exons ATGGGGGTTCTGGTGGTGCTGTTGGGGGTGCTTAGCGTGCTGGGGGTGGCTCTGGGGGGCTTCCCTGCCCTCCACTTGCACAGCACCTCCTGCCACTTGGCCAGGCCCATCGCCGGCAGCCCTTTGGGGTCCCTTAGCTTCCTGGGCAAGGATGCCCAGGGACTAGCCCTGTTCCATGCCCGCTGGGATGGACACGGGAAACTGCAGGTGTGCAGCCGGCAGGATGAGCCAGAGCTCACTGCAGCCTTCGGTACCCTCTGCGCTGATGAGATCACCCGGGGCTCCTTCACCCACACCCCTGGACCTGGGCTGCAGAGAGCCCTGGCCACCCTTCAGAGTCAGTGGGAGGCGTGCAGAGGGCCTGCTGAGAGTCCAGCGGGGACCAGGGAGAAGCGAGCAGCAGGGCGGAGTGCAGCCCCTGGCACAGGACACCAGCGGGTGAAGAGAGGCTGGACCCTGTCTGGCACACTGTGGTGTGGAGTCGGGGACTCTGCCGGGAACTCCTCAGAGCTGG GGCTCTTCCAGGGCCCTGATCTCTGCTGCCAGGAGCATGACCGCTGCCCACAGACCGTCTCACCCTTCCAGTACAACTATGGCATCCGAAACTACCGACTCCACACCATCTCTCACTGCAACTGTGATGCCAG GTGTAGAGCACATGGCTCTGTACCCCTCGCCCGTCTCCAGCCCAGGACCCTCTACAATGCCTCCTGGAGCTCCCCAGCCACGCCCCCAATTCCCAGTCCCCAGAACTCAGCCCCCAGCAAGCCTCGGCAGATGCTGCACCCTCAGAAGCGGCCAGCACAGCAGAAAGAGTCCAAGCACCCCAGCCAAGCCAATGCCACAGCCCTCCAGGACCCTGTGGCCTCCCCTGGGCCTGATATGGCCCCCATAGTCCAGCTGGAGGTCACTGATCCAGGCCTTCAGGGGCCACAAGGTGACCCAAAACCTCAGG GTGCCCGCCAGGCCTGCCGCAGCTTCCGCTACCTGGACCAGTGTGAGCACCGGATCGGGCCCCAGGAGACCAAGTTCCAGCTGTTCAACAATGCCCGTGAACCCCTCTTCCACTGCAACTGCACCCGCCG TCTAGCACGCTTCCTGAGGCTCCACGGCCCACCTGTGGGTGCCAACACGCTTTGGGAGCTGTTGGGCATGACCTGCTTCAAACTGGCCCCTCCACTGGACTGTGCTGAGGGCAAAGG CTGTTCCAGAGACCCCAGGGCCATCAAGGTGTCAGCTCAGCACCTGCAGCAACTTCAGCAGAAGCGGCTCCAGCTCCAGGGGACAGGCACAGACAACAGGCAGGCATGGCCTACAGAGCACCCAAAGGCTCCCATGTCACTCTATGACCAGTGCCTGCAGCTGACCAAGGGAGCCAGAGGACCCAAAGGACAGCAGAAATCCTGGAATCAGTGA
- the PLA2G3 gene encoding group 3 secretory phospholipase A2 isoform X1, with protein MGVLVVLLGVLSVLGVALGGFPALHLHSTSCHLARPIAGSPLGSLSFLGKDAQGLALFHARWDGHGKLQVCSRQDEPELTAAFGTLCADEITRGSFTHTPGPGLQRALATLQSQWEACRGPAESPAGTREKRAAGRSAAPGTGHQRVKRGWTLSGTLWCGVGDSAGNSSELGLFQGPDLCCQEHDRCPQTVSPFQYNYGIRNYRLHTISHCNCDARFHQCLQNQRDSISDIVGMAFFNVLAIPCFVLEEQEGCVEWYWWGGCRAHGSVPLARLQPRTLYNASWSSPATPPIPSPQNSAPSKPRQMLHPQKRPAQQKESKHPSQANATALQDPVASPGPDMAPIVQLEVTDPGLQGPQGDPKPQGARQACRSFRYLDQCEHRIGPQETKFQLFNNAREPLFHCNCTRRLARFLRLHGPPVGANTLWELLGMTCFKLAPPLDCAEGKGCSRDPRAIKVSAQHLQQLQQKRLQLQGTGTDNRQAWPTEHPKAPMSLYDQCLQLTKGARGPKGQQKSWNQ; from the exons ATGGGGGTTCTGGTGGTGCTGTTGGGGGTGCTTAGCGTGCTGGGGGTGGCTCTGGGGGGCTTCCCTGCCCTCCACTTGCACAGCACCTCCTGCCACTTGGCCAGGCCCATCGCCGGCAGCCCTTTGGGGTCCCTTAGCTTCCTGGGCAAGGATGCCCAGGGACTAGCCCTGTTCCATGCCCGCTGGGATGGACACGGGAAACTGCAGGTGTGCAGCCGGCAGGATGAGCCAGAGCTCACTGCAGCCTTCGGTACCCTCTGCGCTGATGAGATCACCCGGGGCTCCTTCACCCACACCCCTGGACCTGGGCTGCAGAGAGCCCTGGCCACCCTTCAGAGTCAGTGGGAGGCGTGCAGAGGGCCTGCTGAGAGTCCAGCGGGGACCAGGGAGAAGCGAGCAGCAGGGCGGAGTGCAGCCCCTGGCACAGGACACCAGCGGGTGAAGAGAGGCTGGACCCTGTCTGGCACACTGTGGTGTGGAGTCGGGGACTCTGCCGGGAACTCCTCAGAGCTGG GGCTCTTCCAGGGCCCTGATCTCTGCTGCCAGGAGCATGACCGCTGCCCACAGACCGTCTCACCCTTCCAGTACAACTATGGCATCCGAAACTACCGACTCCACACCATCTCTCACTGCAACTGTGATGCCAG GTTCCATCAGTGCCTGCAGAACCAGCGGGACTCCATCTCTGACATCGTGGGCATGGCCTTCTTCAACGTGCTGGCGATCCCCTGCTTCGTGCTGGAGGAGCAGGAGGGCTGTGTGGAGTGGTACTGGTGGGGCGG GTGTAGAGCACATGGCTCTGTACCCCTCGCCCGTCTCCAGCCCAGGACCCTCTACAATGCCTCCTGGAGCTCCCCAGCCACGCCCCCAATTCCCAGTCCCCAGAACTCAGCCCCCAGCAAGCCTCGGCAGATGCTGCACCCTCAGAAGCGGCCAGCACAGCAGAAAGAGTCCAAGCACCCCAGCCAAGCCAATGCCACAGCCCTCCAGGACCCTGTGGCCTCCCCTGGGCCTGATATGGCCCCCATAGTCCAGCTGGAGGTCACTGATCCAGGCCTTCAGGGGCCACAAGGTGACCCAAAACCTCAGG GTGCCCGCCAGGCCTGCCGCAGCTTCCGCTACCTGGACCAGTGTGAGCACCGGATCGGGCCCCAGGAGACCAAGTTCCAGCTGTTCAACAATGCCCGTGAACCCCTCTTCCACTGCAACTGCACCCGCCG TCTAGCACGCTTCCTGAGGCTCCACGGCCCACCTGTGGGTGCCAACACGCTTTGGGAGCTGTTGGGCATGACCTGCTTCAAACTGGCCCCTCCACTGGACTGTGCTGAGGGCAAAGG CTGTTCCAGAGACCCCAGGGCCATCAAGGTGTCAGCTCAGCACCTGCAGCAACTTCAGCAGAAGCGGCTCCAGCTCCAGGGGACAGGCACAGACAACAGGCAGGCATGGCCTACAGAGCACCCAAAGGCTCCCATGTCACTCTATGACCAGTGCCTGCAGCTGACCAAGGGAGCCAGAGGACCCAAAGGACAGCAGAAATCCTGGAATCAGTGA
- the PLA2G3 gene encoding group 3 secretory phospholipase A2 isoform X2, protein MGVLVVLLGVLSVLGVALGGFPALHLHSTSCHLARPIAGSPLGSLSFLGKDAQGLALFHARWDGHGKLQVCSRQDEPELTAAFGTLCADEITRGSFTHTPGPGLQRALATLQSQWEACRGPAESPAGTREKRAAGRSAAPGTGHQRVKRGWTLSGTLWCGVGDSAGNSSELGLFQGPDLCCQEHDRCPQTVSPFQYNYGIRNYRLHTISHCNCDARFHQCLQNQRDSISDIVGMAFFNVLAIPCFVLEEQEGCVEWYWWGGPQNSAPSKPRQMLHPQKRPAQQKESKHPSQANATALQDPVASPGPDMAPIVQLEVTDPGLQGPQGDPKPQGARQACRSFRYLDQCEHRIGPQETKFQLFNNAREPLFHCNCTRRLARFLRLHGPPVGANTLWELLGMTCFKLAPPLDCAEGKGCSRDPRAIKVSAQHLQQLQQKRLQLQGTGTDNRQAWPTEHPKAPMSLYDQCLQLTKGARGPKGQQKSWNQ, encoded by the exons ATGGGGGTTCTGGTGGTGCTGTTGGGGGTGCTTAGCGTGCTGGGGGTGGCTCTGGGGGGCTTCCCTGCCCTCCACTTGCACAGCACCTCCTGCCACTTGGCCAGGCCCATCGCCGGCAGCCCTTTGGGGTCCCTTAGCTTCCTGGGCAAGGATGCCCAGGGACTAGCCCTGTTCCATGCCCGCTGGGATGGACACGGGAAACTGCAGGTGTGCAGCCGGCAGGATGAGCCAGAGCTCACTGCAGCCTTCGGTACCCTCTGCGCTGATGAGATCACCCGGGGCTCCTTCACCCACACCCCTGGACCTGGGCTGCAGAGAGCCCTGGCCACCCTTCAGAGTCAGTGGGAGGCGTGCAGAGGGCCTGCTGAGAGTCCAGCGGGGACCAGGGAGAAGCGAGCAGCAGGGCGGAGTGCAGCCCCTGGCACAGGACACCAGCGGGTGAAGAGAGGCTGGACCCTGTCTGGCACACTGTGGTGTGGAGTCGGGGACTCTGCCGGGAACTCCTCAGAGCTGG GGCTCTTCCAGGGCCCTGATCTCTGCTGCCAGGAGCATGACCGCTGCCCACAGACCGTCTCACCCTTCCAGTACAACTATGGCATCCGAAACTACCGACTCCACACCATCTCTCACTGCAACTGTGATGCCAG GTTCCATCAGTGCCTGCAGAACCAGCGGGACTCCATCTCTGACATCGTGGGCATGGCCTTCTTCAACGTGCTGGCGATCCCCTGCTTCGTGCTGGAGGAGCAGGAGGGCTGTGTGGAGTGGTACTGGTGGGGCGG TCCCCAGAACTCAGCCCCCAGCAAGCCTCGGCAGATGCTGCACCCTCAGAAGCGGCCAGCACAGCAGAAAGAGTCCAAGCACCCCAGCCAAGCCAATGCCACAGCCCTCCAGGACCCTGTGGCCTCCCCTGGGCCTGATATGGCCCCCATAGTCCAGCTGGAGGTCACTGATCCAGGCCTTCAGGGGCCACAAGGTGACCCAAAACCTCAGG GTGCCCGCCAGGCCTGCCGCAGCTTCCGCTACCTGGACCAGTGTGAGCACCGGATCGGGCCCCAGGAGACCAAGTTCCAGCTGTTCAACAATGCCCGTGAACCCCTCTTCCACTGCAACTGCACCCGCCG TCTAGCACGCTTCCTGAGGCTCCACGGCCCACCTGTGGGTGCCAACACGCTTTGGGAGCTGTTGGGCATGACCTGCTTCAAACTGGCCCCTCCACTGGACTGTGCTGAGGGCAAAGG CTGTTCCAGAGACCCCAGGGCCATCAAGGTGTCAGCTCAGCACCTGCAGCAACTTCAGCAGAAGCGGCTCCAGCTCCAGGGGACAGGCACAGACAACAGGCAGGCATGGCCTACAGAGCACCCAAAGGCTCCCATGTCACTCTATGACCAGTGCCTGCAGCTGACCAAGGGAGCCAGAGGACCCAAAGGACAGCAGAAATCCTGGAATCAGTGA